Sequence from the Pseudomonas sp. 7SR1 genome:
GTTGGTGTCGGTCTTGAGCATCAGCGGTGGCACGGACGAGACCAGTACGGCTTTCTTCACTCGCGCGGTGCCGTGGCGACCGATGTAGCGCGCCACTTCACCACCGCCGGTGGAGAAGCCCACCAGGGTGACATCCTTCAGGTCCAGCGCTTCGATCACCGCTGCCAGGTCGTCGGCGTAGTGATCCATGTCGTTGCCTTCCCAGGGCTGGCTGGAACGGCCATGGCCGCGGCGGTCGTGGGCGATGACCCGATAGCCCTTCGAGGCGAGGAACATCATCTGCGCTTCCCAGCTGTCGGAGTCCAGCGGCCAGCCGTGGCTGAAGGTCACTACCTGGCCGTTGCGAGGGCCCCAGTCCTTGTAGTAGAGCTGCACGCCATCCCGGGTGGTGATGTAGCTGGCGGACTGGACGACGCTGCCGACGGCGGACACGGTCGTGCCGGCCTGGGCAGGCGTCGCGGCATGGGCGCTGAGGGTGGCGAGTGCGAGGGTGGCAATGGCCAGGGTGCGGTTGAAGGTGTTCATCGTTTCTCTCTCCATAAGGGGTGTGGTTCGATCTGCGGCGGTCGTCATCGATCGCGTTGGTGGGCAGATTAGAGAGAGTGGAGGGGGACGAGAACTGCATGCTATCGATAGCGACTATAAGGAAAACGGATAGCTGCGCTGCGCTTGGGTCGAGGGCTCCCCGAGCCCTCACGCATCGCGGCATGCAGACGCTCAATATCGATGGACGATGCCCAGCCGCCCCATGATTTCCAAGGCATCGACCAGGCCCAGGCCATTCATGGGCAGGCAGGCGAAGGCCTGGTATTCATCGAAATGCGTGCCGAGGGCCAGCAACTTCAGATCGTGGGCGTCGAGCCGGGCATTGAAATATTGCAGCACCGCCCGCTCCCAATCGCTGGCACGGTTGACGGCATCGACGGTGTCACGCTCAGGTGCGGGGATTTCGATACCCGACTGCCGTAGCGGGGCCAGGGCATTGACCGCATGGATCCCGCAGGACGACCACGCTTTCCATTCGAACTCGGCCAACTGGTTGGCCGCGGTGAGTGCTGAGGCCACCTGCGTCCACGCCCAGTCCCACTGCGCGGCAGGCGCCGGCAGGTTCTCGACGAGCGCTTGGGCGTGGACCTCGTCGAACAGGCAATGGAACAGGTCGGCCAGCGTATCGGCCACATCGAGCCCGGGGCCTTGCGCCTGGGTGTCCAGGTCGCGGCTCAAGCGCTGCCAGAGGCTGTCCAGCTCCTGCCAGTCCTCTTCGTCCATCTCATCGTCGATCACCTGGGCCTTGTGCCCGCGCTGGTAGTTATCCAGCCGCGTCTTGTGCACGCGAACCTCACCTTCGGCAAGATGGACGGCATAGCTGGTGTGGTCCAGGTAGTTGGTCTGCAAAACGATGCGGTCTGGAAACACATCATGGACGAGGCTTTCCTCGGCATCGAAATACGTCGCGCCCTCGAACGTGCCATGGGCCGTGGTGATACGTTGAAACGACAGCGGATCGATTGGATTCATAGGGCAAGCGCCTGGAGGAGGGCGGGAGCGGATGCGCCGGGGCAGGTGCACCGCTTTTTCAATGGCGCTGATCCTACACCAAGGTACCGGGGTTGCTGAATCCCGGGTTCTGCAAGGAAAAATCCGAAGGCTCGAACCGCTCGCCAGTGTCCATGCGCACGTTGCGCAGCCCCACGGTCTCCAGGTGCGAGGCGTATAACGTCTCGGCAAAATAGCTGATCAGAATGGAGCGCCGGCGCGTGCCCATGGAATTCAGGCTGCCGGCATGCACCAGGTCGACATCGAGCACCAGGATGTCACCGGCGCAGCCCGCCAGCTGCACGGAGCGTGACTCATCGGCGAAGTCGAAGGCCGGTTCCCCCGGCCCGGGGCGATGGCTGCCGGGAACGAGACGGGTCGCACCGTTGCCGGGGCCATAGTCATCGAAAAAAGCCAGGGCAATCGCAACGTCGCCGGGCCGTTTGGCTGACAGGTCCCGATGCAACGGCTGATGGCCGCCACCGGCAAGAGGTTCGCGTCCTTCCACCTGGGACAGAAAGAACCGCTCGGCGATCAACTCGCCTGCTACCGCCAGCACCTGGGGCAAACGACACACTGCCTGCACCGTCTCATTGTCAT
This genomic interval carries:
- a CDS encoding alpha/beta fold hydrolase encodes the protein MNTFNRTLAIATLALATLSAHAATPAQAGTTVSAVGSVVQSASYITTRDGVQLYYKDWGPRNGQVVTFSHGWPLDSDSWEAQMMFLASKGYRVIAHDRRGHGRSSQPWEGNDMDHYADDLAAVIEALDLKDVTLVGFSTGGGEVARYIGRHGTARVKKAVLVSSVPPLMLKTDTNPGGLPITVFDGLRKASLENRSQLYLDIASGPFYGYNRKGAKPSQGLIQTFWAQGMMGGSKNTYDSIAAFSATDFRADLKKFDVPTLVIHGDDDQIVPIDAAGRASAALIKGARLIVYAGAPHGLTETHKDRLNQDLLKFLQE
- a CDS encoding DUF6630 family protein gives rise to the protein MNPIDPLSFQRITTAHGTFEGATYFDAEESLVHDVFPDRIVLQTNYLDHTSYAVHLAEGEVRVHKTRLDNYQRGHKAQVIDDEMDEEDWQELDSLWQRLSRDLDTQAQGPGLDVADTLADLFHCLFDEVHAQALVENLPAPAAQWDWAWTQVASALTAANQLAEFEWKAWSSCGIHAVNALAPLRQSGIEIPAPERDTVDAVNRASDWERAVLQYFNARLDAHDLKLLALGTHFDEYQAFACLPMNGLGLVDALEIMGRLGIVHRY
- a CDS encoding phytanoyl-CoA dioxygenase family protein, yielding MTDRERLHRDGYALLRRAIPAGWLEALRKAFDAGVRPADQWPVPRGTGWRYSMLDDNETVQAVCRLPQVLAVAGELIAERFFLSQVEGREPLAGGGHQPLHRDLSAKRPGDVAIALAFFDDYGPGNGATRLVPGSHRPGPGEPAFDFADESRSVQLAGCAGDILVLDVDLVHAGSLNSMGTRRRSILISYFAETLYASHLETVGLRNVRMDTGERFEPSDFSLQNPGFSNPGTLV